The following are encoded in a window of Mustela nigripes isolate SB6536 chromosome 1, MUSNIG.SB6536, whole genome shotgun sequence genomic DNA:
- the LOC132020005 gene encoding olfactory receptor 10D1B-like: MRNLSIVTEFILLGIPHTEDLESMLFVLFLGFYIFTLLGNLLILLAIISSTRLHTPMYFFLCQLSVCDIFFPSVSSPKMLFYLSGNSRVISYAGCASQLFFYHFLGCTECFLYTVMAYDHFVAICYPLRYTVIMSHRACASLAVGTSFFGCIQATFLTALTFQLPYCGANEVDYFFCDIPVMLKLACADTSALEMVGFISVGLMPLSCFLLILTSYSCIVCSILQIRSTEGRRRAFSTCSAHLTAILLSFMPVVLIYLQPTPNPWLNATVQILNNLVTPMLNPLIYSLRNKEVKSSLRNVLQQVAFLPGN, from the coding sequence ATGAGGAATCTCTCAATAGTGACTGAATTTATCCTGCTGGGCATCCCCCACACGGAGGACCTGGAGAGCATGCTCTTTGTGCTGTTTTTGGGCTTCTACATCTTCACTCTTCTGGGGAACCTGCTCATCCTCCTCGCCATTATCTCCTCCACTCGgctccacacccccatgtacttcttcttGTGTCAACTGTCTGTGTGTGACatatttttcccttctgtgaGCTCCCCCAAGATGCTCTTCTACCTCTCAGGGAACAGCCGGGTCATCTCCTATGCAGGCTGTGCATCCCAGCTCTTCTTCTACCACTTCCTGGGCTGTACCGAGTGCTTCCTGTACACGGTGATGGCCTATGACCACTTTGTCGCCATCTGCTACCCTCTGCGCTACACGGTGATCATGAGCCACAGAGCGTGCGCCAGCCTGGCCGTGGGGACCTCCTTTTTTGGCTGCATTCAGGCCACCTTTCTAACCGCTCTCACCTTCCAGTTGCCCTACTGTGGCGCCAATGAGGTGGACTATTTCTTCTGTGATATCCCGGTGATGCTGAAGCTGGCTTGCGCTGATACCTCAGCCCTGGAGATGGTGGGGTTCATCAGTGTGGGCCTCATGCCCCTCAGCTGCTTCCTTCTTATCCTCACATCCTACAGCTGCATTGTCTGCTCCATCCTGCAGATTCGATCTACTGAAGGCAGACGCCGGGCATTTTCCACCTGCAGTGCCCACCTTACTGCCATCCTCCTCTCCTTTATGCCAGTTGTCCTCATCTACCTGCAGCCCACCCCCAATCCTTGGCTCAATGCAACTGTCCAGATCCTGAATAACCTGGTCACCCCCATGCTGAACCCCTTGATCTACAGCCTCAGGAACAAGGAGGTCAAATCATCTCTGAGGAATGTGCTACAGCAAGTAGCCTTCCTTCCTGGGAACTGA
- the LOC132012441 gene encoding olfactory receptor 8G5-like — protein MAAGNHSTVTKFILAGLTEKPELQLPLFFLFLGIYVVTVVGNLGMITLIRLSAHLHTPMYYLLSSLSFIDLCHSTVITPKMLVNFVTEMNVISYPECMTQLYFFLVFAIAECYMLAAMAYDRYVAICSPLLYNIIMSHQACFSLIWGVYVIALVCASVHTGYMFRVHFCKFEVINHYFCDLLSLLKLSCSNTHVNELLILVFSAINILAPSLMILSSYTFILSSILRIRSTEGRSKAFSTCSSHISAVAVFYGSAAFMYLQPSSVGSMDQGKVSSVFYTIIVPMLNPLIYSLRNKDVNVALKKVLEKRIFL, from the coding sequence ATGGCAGCAGGAAATCATTCCACAGTGACCAAGTTCATTCTCGCTGGGCTAACAGAGAAACCAGAACTCCAGCtgccccttttcttcctcttcctaggAATCTATGTGGTCACGGTGGTGGGGAACCTGGGCATGATCACGCTGATACGGCTCAGTGCTCACTTGCACACCCCCATGTACTACCTCCTCAGTAGCTTGTCCTTCATTGATCTCTGCCATTCCACTGTCATTACCCCCAAAATGCTGGTGAACTTTGTGACAGAGATGAATGTCATCTCCTACCCTGAATGCATGACTCAgctctatttcttccttgtttttgCTATTGCAGAGTGTTACATGTTAGCAGCAATGGCATATGACCGCTATGTTGCCATCTGTAGCCCATTGCTTTATAATATCATCATGTCCCATCAGGCTTGTTTCTCCCTGATTTGGGGAGTATATGTTATAGCCCTGGTTTGTGCATCTGTTCATACAGGCTACATGTTTAGGGTTCATTTCTGCAAATTTGAGGTGATCAACCATTATTTCTGCgatcttctttcccttttaaaactcTCCTGTTCTAATACCCATGTCAATGAGTTACTGATTCTAGTCTTCAGTGCAATTAATATCCTTGCCCCCAGCCTGATGATACTTAGCTCCTACACCTTCATCCTCTCCAGCATCCTCCGCATCCGCTCCACTGAAGGCAGGTCCAAAGCCTTCAGCACCTGCAGCTCCCACATATCAGCTGTGGCTGTCTTCTATGGATCTGCTGCCTTCATGTACCTGCAGCCATCATCTGTGGGATCCATGGACCAAGGGAAAGTGTCCTCCGTGTTTTATACCATCATTGTGCCCATGCTGAACCCCCTGATCTATAGCTTGCGGAATAAGGATGTCAATGTTGCCCTGAAGAAAGTGttagagaaaagaatattcttGTGA
- the LOC132020059 gene encoding putative olfactory receptor 8G3: MEIMDPGNHSTVTDFILAGLTEKPELQLPLFFLFLGIYVVTVVGNLGMIMLIWLSAHLHTPMYYFLSSLSFIDLCHSTVITPKMLVNFVTEVNVISYPECMTQLYFFLVFAIAECHMLAVMAYDRYAAICNPLLYNVIMSSHFCFWLTVGVYSLGIIGSTIHTGFMMRLLFCKSNVVNHYFCDLFPLLELSCSNIYVNELLVLVLSAFNILTPALTILASYVFILSSILRIRSTEGRSKAFSTCSSHITAVAVFYGSAAFMYLQPSSVGSMDQGKVSSVFYTTIVPMLNPLIYSLRNKDVKFALKKILESRKCSGIESISRCHVRNSFLIC; encoded by the coding sequence ATGGAGATAATGGACCCTGGAAATCACTCTACAGTGACTGACTTCATCCTTGCTGGGCTAACAGAGAAACCAGAACTCCAGCtgccccttttcttcctcttcctaggAATCTATGTGGTCACGGTGGTGGGGAACTTGGGCATGATCATGCTGATATGGCTCAGTGCCCACTTGCACACCCCCATGTACTACTTCCTCAGTAGCTTGTCTTTCATTGATCTCTGCCATTCCACTGTCATTACCCCCAAAATGTTGGTGAACTTTGTGACAGAAGTGAATGTCATCTCCTACCCTGAATGCATGACTCAgctctatttcttccttgtttttgCTATTGCAGAGTGTCACATGCTGGCTGTAATGGCTTATGACCGCTATGCTGCCATCTGTAATCCCCTGCTTTACAATGTCATCATGTCTTCCCACTTCTGCTTCTGGCTCACAGTAGGAGTTTATAGTTTGGGCATCATTGGATCTACAATCCACACGGGCTTCATGATGAGACTCCTTTTCTGCAAGAGCAATGTGGTTAACCATTatttctgtgatctcttcccaCTCTTGGAGCTGTCCTGTTCCAACATCTATGTCAATGAATTACTGGTCCTAGTCTTGAGTGCATTTAACATCTTGACTCCTGCCTTAACAATCCTTGCCTCCTACGTCTTCATCCTCTCCAGCATCCTCCGCATCCGCTCCACTGAAGGCAGGTCCAAAGCCTTCAGCACCTGCAGCTCGCACATCACAGCTGTGGCTGTTTTCTATGGATCTGCTGCCTTCATGTACCTGCAGCCATCATCTGTGGGATCCATGGACCAAGGGAAAGTGTCCTCCGTGTTTTATACCACCATTGTGCCCATGCTGAACCCCCTGATCTATAGCCTGCGGAATAAGGATGTCAAATTTGCCCTGAAGAAAATTCTGGAGAGTAGAAAGTGTTCAGGAATAGAATCAATATCACGATGTCATGTTAGAAACagttttttaatttgctaa